The proteins below are encoded in one region of Streptomyces sp. NBC_00490:
- a CDS encoding acyl-CoA dehydrogenase, with the protein MGHYKSNLRDIEFNLFEVLGRDKLYGTGPFEEMDVETAKSILDELTRLSENELAESFADADRNPPVFDPETNTAPVPASFKKSYKAFMDSEYWRLGLPEAIGGTTAPPSLIWSYAELILGANPAVWMYSSGPAFAGILYDEGNDVQKKIAQIAVEKTWGSTMVLTEPDAGSDVGAGRTKAVQQEDGSWHIEGVKRFITSGEHDMEENILHYVLARPEGHGPGTKGLSLFMVPKYLFDFETGELGERNGVYATNVEHKMGLKASNTCEMTFGDQHPAKGWLIGDKHDGIRQMFRIIEFARMMVGTKAISTLSTGYLNALEYAKERVQGSDLAAFGDKTAPKVTITHHPDVRRSLMTQKAYAEGMRALVLYTASIQDAIAVKEAAGEDTKAEHALNDLLLPIVKGYGSEKGYEQLAQSLQTFGGSGFLQEYPIEQYIRDAKIDTLYEGTTAIQGQDFFFRKIVRNQGAALNGLAEDIKKFLALGTGGEDLAGAREHLAKAAVELEAIVGLMLTDLAATEQDVKNIYKVGLNTTRLLMASGDVVVGYLLLKGAAVAAEKLETASAKDKAFYTGKIAAAKFFAANVLPGVTGARKLAQGVELDLMELDEAAF; encoded by the coding sequence ATGGGGCACTACAAGTCGAATCTCCGCGACATCGAGTTCAACCTCTTCGAGGTCCTCGGACGCGACAAGCTGTACGGCACGGGTCCGTTCGAGGAGATGGACGTCGAGACCGCGAAGAGCATCCTCGACGAACTGACGCGCCTCTCGGAGAACGAGCTCGCGGAGTCGTTCGCGGACGCCGACCGCAACCCGCCGGTCTTCGACCCGGAGACCAACACCGCGCCGGTCCCGGCGTCCTTCAAGAAGAGCTACAAGGCCTTCATGGACTCCGAGTACTGGCGTCTGGGTCTCCCGGAGGCCATCGGCGGCACCACCGCCCCGCCGTCCCTGATCTGGTCGTACGCGGAGCTGATCCTGGGCGCGAACCCGGCCGTGTGGATGTACTCCTCCGGCCCGGCGTTCGCCGGGATCCTCTACGACGAGGGCAACGACGTACAGAAGAAGATCGCCCAGATCGCCGTGGAGAAGACCTGGGGTTCGACCATGGTGCTGACCGAGCCCGACGCGGGCTCCGACGTCGGCGCCGGCCGCACCAAGGCGGTCCAGCAGGAGGACGGCTCCTGGCACATCGAGGGCGTCAAGCGCTTCATCACGTCCGGTGAGCACGACATGGAGGAGAACATCCTCCACTACGTCCTCGCCCGCCCCGAGGGCCACGGCCCCGGCACCAAGGGCCTGTCCCTCTTCATGGTCCCGAAGTACCTCTTCGACTTCGAGACCGGCGAGCTGGGCGAGCGCAACGGCGTCTACGCCACCAACGTCGAGCACAAGATGGGCCTGAAGGCCTCCAACACCTGCGAGATGACCTTCGGCGACCAGCACCCCGCCAAGGGCTGGCTGATCGGCGACAAGCACGACGGCATCCGCCAGATGTTCCGCATCATCGAGTTCGCCCGCATGATGGTCGGCACGAAGGCGATCTCCACCCTGTCGACGGGCTACCTGAACGCGCTGGAGTACGCCAAGGAGCGCGTCCAGGGTTCCGACCTCGCCGCCTTCGGCGACAAGACCGCGCCCAAGGTCACCATCACCCACCACCCCGACGTACGCCGCTCGCTCATGACGCAGAAGGCGTACGCGGAGGGCATGCGCGCCCTCGTCCTCTACACCGCCTCCATCCAGGACGCGATCGCCGTCAAGGAGGCCGCGGGCGAGGACACCAAGGCCGAGCACGCGCTCAACGACCTGCTCCTGCCGATCGTGAAGGGCTACGGCTCCGAGAAGGGCTACGAGCAGCTCGCCCAGTCGCTCCAGACCTTCGGCGGCTCCGGGTTCCTCCAGGAGTACCCGATCGAGCAGTACATCCGCGACGCCAAGATCGACACCCTGTACGAGGGCACCACGGCCATCCAGGGCCAGGACTTCTTCTTCCGGAAGATCGTCCGCAACCAGGGCGCGGCCCTGAACGGTCTCGCCGAGGACATCAAGAAGTTCCTGGCGCTCGGCACGGGCGGCGAGGACCTCGCGGGCGCCCGCGAGCACCTGGCCAAGGCGGCCGTCGAGCTGGAGGCCATCGTCGGTCTGATGCTGACCGACCTCGCGGCCACCGAGCAGGACGTCAAGAACATCTACAAGGTGGGCCTGAACACCACCCGCCTGCTCATGGCCTCCGGCGACGTCGTCGTCGGCTACCTGCTCCTCAAGGGCGCCGCGGTCGCCGCCGAGAAGCTGGAGACGGCCTCCGCCAAGGACAAGGCGTTCTACACCGGCAAGATCGCGGCGGCGAAGTTCTTCGCGGCCAACGTCCTGCCCGGCGTCACCGGCGCCCGCAAGCTCGCCCAGGGCGTCGAGCTCGACCTGATGGAGCTGGACGAGGCCGCGTTCTAG